From the genome of Megachile rotundata isolate GNS110a chromosome 3, iyMegRotu1, whole genome shotgun sequence:
CGTTATGATTAAGATAGTGATGAATAGTATTAGTGTGAAATAATGGCGAAATAGGGAGTGCCTTAGTCTAGGAATACCCTAGGGACATTGGTGCAATGATACCTGATACCTGAGGAAGTCCTAGGACGTAGGAGGCTGGAATGTAGGGAGATCCGGCATAGGAAAATGGACCTATAGAAATCTAGGAGCATGTCTTCGTTCTCGTCAAGTACTCCATATTATCGATGTCCTTGGATGTCCACCACTGTTACAAAAAACAAAAGTTAATTCTTGAAGATACACCTATGTGAACAGCACCTAATAAAATActtcgaaaaaaaaatttgactCCAATAACAAACGTGGAGtgatactaaaatattatttcgtGTGGAGTTTATTCGACGAGAAGTTGAGTGGACCGATCGAAAATTCTTAACCATCGAGAGAATCCACCCTCTGAGAATTTCGCCTGGCACAACAACAATCTGGTCTCGACTTGGAATAATATTTTTCCAATGTCCAAGGGAAATTAATAACCATGGCCCGTCGGAGGGAAAACACAGACGGTCGTGTAAACTCGGGACGGTTTATAGCGCGATGCATAGAAGTCTCGTGTGCCCGATCGAGGGTCTTCGAGAACGCATTTTTGGCAACGTCATTACGCGAGGACAGAACGGTGCGTCGATATGAACGCATCTGCACgcgatgaaaagaaaaaaagtagtacatacatataatattatcgTCGCCGGAGATGCATTACACTCGTCCAAACTTTCGCGAAGGTCATCGAAACATCGACACCGTCTAAATATAAGATACCACCAATAACAACGATTGCACATGTCGacagatttttatattcaacgGTGGGTCTGTTTCGAGAACCTTCTCTCGACGCGTCGATTTTTTAAGACTTCCGGTGAACGAGGAAAATGCGTTAAGTTTTTCTCGGTTCCCGAATGTAGGGTAGAATTCTCTTTCTATTCTTACTCGTGATATAAATTTTCTGAGATCGAGACGagttttctattattattataatgcaCTGTACCTTTATACGTGTACTCCATTCACTCGGCGAACGTTCGCGCCATAAATCCACATCGACTATCTAAGCGATATGTGTACGACACGAATCGCATCACAGTCAATTAACATGATGAATATTAATACCgataatatttttacttatttaattCACCCCACAGCCCCCGATACACGGAGAACATGTTAAATCGCGCCATGTATCGAGTCAAACAACATAGCGTTATTGATAAATGCATGCTTCAAATGACAGGTTGCGGAACGATATTTCATCATAATAACAAAAAACTCGTCAACGACGCGGTACAAAAAAACTGCAAGCGGTCTACGTTTACTTTTACCATTTAACGTTCGTTTTAATTCCCGCAGAAAAATTCCGACCAAAAAATTCGTATCCCGTCCCGCATGAGTCATTGCGTACACGATAACCTCGAAATTGAACGATAACGTCTATACGTACACAATATATACGTGTATTATATGCTGTACGTTACTATACGAACACGATTACCATTTCACGAAGGATTTTTCGCTTACCTTGCTGTCTGCATTCAACGAACTTTTCACCGGCTATTTATTATTCGACGATCGACGATTTTACGCGGTTGATTGTGAAAAGGCGCGCGATCTGAAAGACCGCGATGACGAGTACCGGACGTTTCGTTATTACCGACGAAGAAGACTGGCGCCGTCTACGAGGCATATCTATCACAAACAACTTCGTCTGACATTCAATACGTGATCGTTACTCTGCAGGttgttaataattctaaaaatacgAGGGGCACCGGTTTCGCGCCGTTTCACAAGCGCAATATCTACATACATCGCCGAGCGATGTACATGGCAGCACCGGAGAACCATAAACATGATGGATAGGAAGTACGCTGAATAGATACGAAATGACGACTGGCCTCGTTTGATCGATAGCGCCATCTTTTTTTCATGATCGCACCTTTCGTAGAAATAAAAATCGCACAGAGTCGTTACCATATCGATATTATAGTTCATCACGATCAGTGCAGCGCGCATGTTATATTCGTTTCGATGCTCATAAAACATATTTGAAATGTCATAGAACTAATATTCAATCGACTTcgtaattacaattatatactGAAAGTTTGGAGAAACATTGACGTGCGCTTAATCATAAATTAAACTAGATTAACTAGTATCCGgtataaattagaaaaaattcttTTATCGAAAACTAATTTCCGTTAGCTTTCACTTTGAATTTTAGATCTAAACTTCTGATAAAAACTTATTCGATCCAGTCTGCTGATTGAGAATGTTATCCACGGTTTTTTTACCATTCACGAGAAAGGAAAAAAATTTGCCTGACGAGTTCACACACGTGCATAAAAAGTCTTCAAGTCTTTAAAAGAACTCAcgtgatttattttttatactcaATAATATACATAGCTACACAATACTCCTTATAATAACATATACTTTCGAATTATAATATTCTATCCATATTTACGTAATAatctatacaaaaattatttaatgataACAAGTTGAACATTTGTTTCTGTTTTCTATCGGatcaattgaaatttaaatgtataatacatttcttgccaatttgtaaaattatttaaccaAATAATAAAATGAGATTTACTCGCACGAACATAATGTACACTGACAGGTATGGTAGACTCCCCAATAAAGGGAAATTTCTCGCCTTGCAATCGTTCTTAGCCGAAGGAAGCCTACGTTTACACACGAGTGTACGTTTATATGAAGTTAAATATGACAATGCACAGTATCGAGTACTTACTCACACTGCGAAGGTTACGTGCATGAAAATGTCACGACATGAGGTCATGCTCATAGGAGCGATGTCATGAATGTGACTTGTAAGCTTTTAACCCATTTATTGTTGACGCTGATGAATCGTTTTAATCGATAAATGAAATAGCGTTATATGAAatcatggaaatttgaaacaaattaaCGATTAGTAGATAAAGCAAAAAGACAACGCATGAAATTAGCGCGATAGTAGTTATGAAATATAACAGACAATCATTGATAAAGATTTCTGAATCTTTGAAGAAATGATCATAAAGATATCTCGATCAATAACGTATCGATTAATAATGCTTCTGCTGGTAATAAAAGTCTATATCGTACATCTTGAACGTTATGTTATTTATTGTTCTGACATAACCGGGAGAAAAAAATCTAGATTAAAATCCATATTGTCTCAGATTGATAAATTTACAcgcgttgttaaaaataaaatagaaaattgacacacacaaatataatatattgttgcAAGAAGAATGTATAACAGTGATGGGTAGATCAAGTGCCcgccaaattttcaagtgttgCATATATAACTTTTCTATAAAGCCAATTTCAACAATTCTGTCTATCGGTGCGAGTGCCCATCACTGTTAtacactattcttatttttttaggAAGAATAAAAATCTATAACCCGTAATTTATccgtaattaatgtataattagttaattaaaaaaaaaaaaagaaatgaaacttACGTTACTAAATGAAACATGTGGTATAGGCAGTGCACAGTCTTCAGCGGTAAAAAAAAAGTAATCGTGCTTGTAACTGAAGTACCATCGTCTGAACAAGGGATGCGTGCAGGCTGAGCTCGCCATGAGGATAGAGGTGCGTTTGTATTCATCCGATATACACAAGTGTTCTTTTTTACGATAACGTTTTAATTTCGTATCAATGCTGGAACTCCTTTATCCTGGCCATTCCTTGCGCAATATGCAAGCACCCCGAAGTAGGATCATATATAAATCTATTTATAATCAGCCAGAACAAAAACAAACTATTTAAACGGCAAATAACACATAGACTACATAAAGCACAATTACAGTATATTTCACAAATTGTTTAAACATTCATATATAATTATACGAATCTTCGCATATGACGGAAAGGCGATTTGATCAATTAGGGAAAGATTATTTCGTAAAAACAATGTATTTTTTTAAGGACAGGAGAAACATTAGGAGATTGAAGGGCTTGCAAAAACGGTTTTATCTGGCAGATTGCCATGCCAGTTTGGATTGCTGGCTTAGAAATTGCGAGGCCTATCTCTCTTTACTGCGAGAGGTTCTTTcctaatattttgttttattccaCGTTTTTTTTCCAtcgttttgtttcttttttttcatttaacgTTTTATCTGCATTTCCCGCCACGATCGATGCATAATTTCGGAATGTTGACAATATTCTAATTTTACCTTATCAAGgtgcaataaataaatgatatctCTTTTACACTGAGATATATAAATGGTTGACTGACTGTTAGTTTCATCGATAGCAGGTGAAGGAGGGTGCAATTACCGCACCTGCCGATGACCAAGCAGTGAGACAACCATTTTGTATAGTTttgtttttactttttttcgaCGTATACCactgaaaacttaaaaaaatagaaacaaaCTTTTGCAACTAGAAACAGTAAGTCATTGCACCGTCAGTTACCACTCActgccatttttttttctttttcatgtcAACTGATGGGCCGATGCGACATTTGTAATGTAGTGGACAGAGCAACATTCTCTCATCTATTGATCACATTTTTATCATCGTATTTATATAATGTAATGTACAATATGCAGCTACATTATGATAATCAGTATGTCCAACGCATTCAAACTGATAACACCATGGGTACTTCACTTttttgttcttaaattttttttcaaagatattcaaattattaattaatcaatatatATTGTATGTTTCAGAGTTAGGTACTTTAATACAATTACTTCCAAGTTTTCCACCTTTCTCGTGGTATCTCTGTGTAAAAAGTGTAACTATAatgctaatataataataattataataataagttgcACAAGGCAATAGTCCTGTGTGGCCGTTCGAATGTGTTTGCGGCCGTTCCTCCACTCCCCTCCCCCCAAAACTTCCTGGCACAACGACAACTTTCGATAATCTCTCCACCCTCCACTGAAGATCCAAAAGAACTCGCAGTTTGCACTTAGTGTTACctcttttatattattactcattcaTGGGGGGACAGGTGTGTAGCTGATTTTTTTTATGATGTTAATATAGCAACTGAATGTTGACAGAATAACGTTCCAATTAGCGATTGGCACTTTTGAGCTGATTAGAGAGCCAATCGAGGCCCTCGTAAAGTCCGTCTCCACTTGTGGCACACGTTGCTTGAATGTACCAATTACGATTGCGTAAAGAGTGCAGGCCCAACTTATCGGTAATCTCCGCTGCATtcattgcatttgggagatccTAAAATTAAAGGTATCTTAGTGTATGTATCTTTAAGTGTATAAATTGTTTCGTTAATTGGTTTCTTTTGGCTTAGTGATTAACAATTCTCCTGGCATCTGTCCATTGTATTTGCACAATAGGCATTATGTATGATGAATTAAAGAATGTTTTGTGTATTAATATATCTGTAACTATACTTACTTGTTTATTAGCAAATATAAGAAGTACAGCATCTCTAAGTTCATCTTCTGCTAACATCCTCATTAGTTCTTCACGTGCCTCACCGATACGTTCCCTATCATTACTGTCAACGACAAATATCAGTccctgaaaataaatttaatttataggaATAGGTGTAAAAATAGAATCCTTTTTCGTAAGTTAcctatgtaaaaattaatactaaaacACAAATTTAACAGTAGTAAGAAAAAgaataattctaaaaaaaaagttgtaaaacctTAATAAcattaagaaaaataattaaatcagtAAATAGCATACTTGTGTATTTTGAAAGTAATGTCGCCACAGAGGTCTGATTTTGTCTTGGCCACCCACATCCCATACAGTAAAACTTATATTCTTGTATTCAACTGTTTCTACATTGAAAcctaaaatttataatgtaaaatCAGTAAAATTCATCATCAGATATACCTTCTCTATATTTTccaagaaagaaaataaaattgaaataatttcaaaatataattttaagcaCAATTGTAAAGAAATGTTTATGTTTACCTATAGTGGGAATTGTAGTGACAATTTCccctaattttaatttgtacagAATTGTGGTTTTACCAGCTGCATCAAGACCCACCATCAAAATCCTCATTTCTTTTTTGCCAAATAGGCCTTTGAATAATGTTGCGAACATATTCCCCATGGTTACTGTTGATTATGTAAATAcctaaaacaaataataattcgtGTAAGACTAAATTAtgattcaaaattattatatgataAAAATGACATCAACGTTTCAACTATTCGGAACACAACATTAATATGgttctttgtttattttatttaaaccattttttaatgcaaatacaaaaattaatctaGATTTCATTTACAAATATACATTAACAATTATGTAAGAacaaaacattgaaaaattaaagggcAAGAGCATCAtctgtaaaaatacaaaagccACAAAGTGCacaattatgaatttataaccttattatatctttattatcacaaatttcttatataaaattcattcagtgaatcgcaattatacgagaCATATGCAACCATACAATGTACGATACAATTTACGTATAATACTATATACGATTCAAAATCGCACAGTAATAATTTCCACAGAACGAACGGAAAAAGAAACTTCGATCGATTCGAGATAACAATTTTCAACACGTATACACGAGTGAGCAAAAGGAACACGTTTCGTGAACGGAAAAAACTGAAATTACGTAGACGGAGCCAACGTAGAGAGAAACATGCGTGAACTACTGATACTCTGACACAAAGGCTTAAAAGCTAACCTGCACGTAATATAGGAagcaaacaataaaaaaaaaattatcacGAACGACTCGAATCATGGATTACAGATTAACGAAGGAAAAAAATGTTGTGAAGGCATGCACGAGATGCTCACGCTGCCCGCTATTGATTCTCATTTTAATACATCGCTATGATTATCGAACTAGCATACCGTTAAGGATCACTCTAGAGCGTTTTGCTGGTGATCTATGCACTTTTAAAACGTGATCGGCTACCTAAAACGCCAATACCGAAGTATTGCGAGCAAGGCGGAAGATATTGTGCGGTTTGTGAAGCCACTGCGTACACCCGGTTGTCTGTCACCTTCGACCTACTCCCCAGCAAATCGTCAAGGGTTCCCCGCTCAAACTTCCATTATTTATAAACGTTGTCTGATTATTCAGTGTTTCCCGTAATGTCACGTTGTCCGTATAAGCCACTTGCGTTACTTACGTTTCGATAAAAAAGATTATTTTCACGAGAAACGATAAAACATAAAACCAACACTCTCGAAAAGTACCGTatgtcaaaatggcggacgtggAAAGGATTCATGCCTTATGCCACGTATAGGGCCCTCGAAATTCTCTGATTGGCTACGTCGGTCACGTGACATGCAAAATCTTCTGTGTTTTGCGTTTACTTCGGCAGGTGGAGACACTGAGAGGAAGTCGTGAAGGGACTCATGAACGATCAatatatattgtcaatatttcacTATTATCAAGATTATTGAAGATCGGAAAGAATTTATTAATGCATTGCcagtatttaaattattgataaGATGATCTGATGAAAGTGAaagcatttttataatattgacaaattattgataataaatattgatCGTTCCGGAGCCATTATTCATAACACTTCAGTTGGTATTGGAGCGGCGGTCAACAagtgtactaatttattttgtatatgtcgtatttaattatacttacgttatgttgataataacctACTGGTTCTAAATAACTCGTCAACAAATACTAATAATTTAGAAGTATTAAGTTTTATTGAAAACTACAATGAATTTCTTGTGTTTTGAAACGTGCCTTCAAAAGATCTATCATGATCCTTTGTGTGTTTATACACTCGGAGTATGATATTTTTCATCTAATGTTCCTTCTCCATAAATTTCACATTCTTCTGTATTGTAAGGAATGCCAGTTGTTATCTCTAATGTTTCAACCGATTGGCCAGGTTtcctatataaaataataaataaatataataatcaacATAAACTGTAATCAAGTTTTTGCTTCAATTAATTTACTTTGGCTGAAAGGAAACTGTAAGCATAAAACAACTGCTTTTATTATCAGAATAACCTGCTAGTGTTACATCATTCTGATCAAGTATAAAATCAttgtttttcaatttgttattaattttgataccTTGACCATATACTGTTAAAAGATTAATCAAATTGTAATGTTAATggcattttatatttcttagtttagatttcaaaaatattaagaaatacaACTGTACTTGATAAGTTTGTAatgtttaacattaattttttagtatCACCTACATAAACTAGACCAAAGTTTAATGCATATGATGATAATTTTAGTATTGGCagccaaacttccaaaattaattctatatcctgaaattgaatatatttaatgaaaaataatgtttactttggtaattaaaaaatgattaagattGAAACCTGCTGAGTTTTATCAGTGTGTGTAATTTGCAATGGCTCTGTTATCGTAATTACTGAATCATACATATCTTGACTTTTACTTGTATGAATTATTGTTTCAATGAATTGTGCATCTACAATACATACTACTACTACCTGCAAAAAAGACATTATTCAGTGTTTGCATTTGAAGTAACTAAAAATGTAGATTACTTCTGCACATCCTTTGGGATTAATACATATAACTCCTGTAAGTTTGCATGGATTGGTTCTTGCATAAATTGCAACAGATTTGATATGAAATGGTTTGTATGTTTCAAACATTACACGTACTGTTTCAGGTTTATGGTTgtgtaaaaaaaatgtttgaaccaatctaaatataaaaaatattcaattagcTTGTGCTGAATgaatattttcttaataaagacaactgaattttctttttatactcTAATTTTTTTCCTTCGCTTTGCATCACATCATAAGCACAGCACACAAATGTTCTATTTATTTTAGGAATATTGAAGGTCAACTTTGGGTGAATAATATTTGCAGTAACATCAATCTCTATAGGGGAAAGATAATTTCCATCTTGTCTAAAGTAATAGTTGTCTCTATACCTATAAGAATTTAAACcactttatgaatttttttaactttcactGGTTTGCAGTATTAgttaaaaatatgtacaaactTATCACTAGGAGCAATTCGTAGGAATCCCAGGATTTTACAAAATAGTTCACCTTCAtagttcttttttaatttttcaggttGTACATTGATAGTTAGAAAAGCATATTTATCAGGTAGAAGAAACATTTCTCTTGGAGCAACCTTGAGAAAATTTAAAGTATTTGCTGATTGTTCATACTTTCAAATATCTTTCTTAAAAGACTATTATAATCCATGTTTCCTGTTTTCTTACTGCACCAGCTTTTGTATCAATAGATCCATAATAAGGAAGTATTGAAACTTTGATTTCAGTATCCCCTGTTTCCTGGGCAATGTTATGATGATTTATATCCAAGAATGCAGTGTCTTCATCTTGTTCATGTTTAAAAATACTTTTGGAAGTTCTGGTAATACTTTGACTAGTATAGTCTATTGAAATTTCAGTAGTATATAAAGATTCATAATTTGATTTCCAGGATATGGCCATATAAGAGGATCccctaaattattttataaaataatatatattgttgCTAGATAATACTTTATTCCATAAAATACTACAAATTAGTGTTGTCAAAGTACTATTAtattatcaaaaaatatttacgaATAAGTGTATCCTGTTATACTATCAGAATCAACATTGGTTCCCATAGAGTCAAACTcgtggatttttgaattttctagtTTAGAACAACAGTTTTCATATTGTACAGGAATTTCGTTAACACTTCCTAATTTGCTAGCTCTCATATCTGAAGCTACCTTGTCAGTAAATGAAGTACAAATATCAAACACAACATTAAAAGGCATCTTCTCTATCTGTGgtttaattataaatgaatGCCAATTAATAGCTATAGGTATGATACTATTATTCCAcactattatttttctttcctGCAGACGTACTCCTGTCATTGTTGTTCCATATCTACAAGTAATTAATAGACTTGAAACATCAGGTTCTTTCTTGTAAAAGATAGAAGAACAGATAAACTTTCTAACTTAATAACAGGTATTTTTGACTGTCCTTTATCCGAAATTGATAACCATATGGGTAACCCAACCACCTGCACGCATATTTCTAACGTATACAATGGTAAGCCTCTTATATTTATCTCCAATTTGTCAACATAAATACCCCACGTATCACCATAAACATAAATATTCACAGGCACAGCCTCAAAAGATCCAACATATGAATTTACGGGATCAACGTAAATTACAACTCCTGATTTTGGTTGTTTCACTCGGGACATTGTATCttctgtaaaataaaatgaGCTAGAGAGTATTAGTTttaaatcacattcacaattaaGTTACTTCTTACCAAGCAGACTTTTCTGTTTGCAATGAACTCTCTTGTAGATGGATTTGATACGATCTTCCAATGACAGCCCTTCACAAGAACACATAGTAGggtagaaattttttaagtcaatttgaaaattagttgGAATagatgtttcattttttatgatgAAAGTCTTCTTCTccactaaaaatttaatatctgtTTTTATGTCAATCTTCTAGCATCTATGTTTCTCCAAAGTCTTTCTCTTACATCCCCCCAAACCAAGAAAAGCCTACTATTGCAACACAAATGTACCTGTTCTCAAaggtagatttaaaaattcaagtacaaCTGGTTGCTGACCGGATGGTAGAGTTGTTTGGAAGAAAGGAACTATATCTCCAGAAGAAACATCAGAGCTTCTCCCGTTTCCTGTCACCAAGTTACTCATCTAGAGTTGAATGAATTACTAGATTACGATATTCGAATATTCTCCAGTTCATGGAACCTTGTGGTAAAATCTGCCGGTATTATACTTGAATGATTTCTGAAGTACGTGTACTCAAGGTAAATTCCTCTCCCGAGTCTTCAGCAGCCACTTCGCTAATCGAAGGACCTGCAGAAGCGTCTTTAAGAACATCCCCTTGATCCAGATTTGCAGTCAttaattcttcttcttctcttgcTCGATATTTGTCCAATAGCTTCTGCAACGTTGCAAAATGTAACATGATGTgattattgtattaattatcagaagaaatttatggaaatatttgtaaatatttatttaagaatcgttagaaaattataatgtaaaagtCTTATACTATAGGTTCAACTTGAATTAGTGAACATTTTATTGCAATCTTGGCAGTACAATAGAACTTACTATGCCCCTTGTACTTGTTCCTGCTAAGTCAAAAGCAAGTTGAAGACTATTCATGCGCCACTCGACTTGAATAAAATTGTTCTTCAATTTCACAGGCTCTTTGTCGGTCAATGGAAAATAGAATGTCACATAGAGAGGTTCGATGTAACATTCTACACcaagtattataattttttgtgaACCTCCAATGAAACAGGGCATGTATAAAGATTGCACTATCCCCTGGAAATATATGTTCTTTCATCGTATGTCCATACGAGTAGTAGAATAAATTTAAGCAAAAAGTTGTATATCACGAGTATATACCTCTTTTATCGGTGTAAGGGTAATCTTAATTTTCTCGGAAGTTCGACCCGATACTTCCCCTTTCTCAGGGCACGCACAGACTTTCACTTTCTCTGCATCTTCGCCATTCACTTCACCCCACGAATAAATTAATGCCTTATCGGAGAGGTTTTTTATCGTCAACACACAAGTTTCCTCGATACCAATGTACAAAGTCCTGGTGCATACAATATACGcaataaatatcaaaaaatttacATGTATAATTACTTTGAAATATTGTGTAACCATATACCTCGTGGGTCTAATAATACCCATGGTTATCGTACGTTCCCGCCAGTGTGGCACAAATTGCTTTAGATTCAGGATGTCGTAATGTGCAAATAGTTCATCTATTaactataaaatatgaaaaattcgaTGAacgaagtaaaattaaaaattgaacgtGCGTTTACCAATTGACTCGTTGATTTATATTCATCGTCATGACCGTATTCTGTTCCTTCGTACTGGTCTTCTATGAAGTCCTTGTAATATGATGCCTTTCCAGTAATACGTTCTGCTATTTCATCAAATGCTTGATCACTAATTAAAGATGAAGaattgaaatatatataaaacattGATTAAGATGTAGATGTACCTTTTAATTTGGTCCTCTAGTTTATATTCCAACCAGACCTCCACATCATCAATCCAAACATCTACAGACTAGTA
Proteins encoded in this window:
- the LOC100879367 gene encoding uncharacterized protein LOC100879367 isoform X3, translated to MNSVRFASTENTENRNLQRTPENVFNWRMSYSVIKSRQENVVLQQKYSYLLYSRKKRLRNACPADIKMLKLETDFDQDLHSKSKDSDSDLEEYEARFDEYASELGQLETQKLKTWDEYKKLVELTQVKPKIRKRSPLVHITSLPRLQIYSEKFISLPRRHGRAKRSIIKLQPKQTILIADTNYVQFRNFNLNRLYKQTVTLQNVSTLPARFQIEPRPYRSNFRVIIKRSEGTRNIVPPGMQFQLIILFRCNEVDEPEELLVLKVENGKPLVIKLHGYKEPPILLGTCLPSRKSLEILQSNVKWVVEPWQPESSSSSEESTDASEESVTYSIESWETIHNKFVSTTFDCRIGFVGETVYVPIRFKNVGGGGRFFIMSEISWTSMYIQDVTDKNVLKLSRFTVYPAYFKIKSKERMILHTTFSPDSYGVHVDKVYVLCNNCTILATEIIGDGVIFEQNLIQIDKKLTKDRSKKDLDKRANYCINLSTSAPNIFGQCTITVTNTSEIRMYFRWEKRDIESDENEIDEYNYFPLKSLFIQPEQGIFAPTSIHHFTVIAEYSNLQPNIYFAVLQLYVEDIPEMAVSNNLLSHVQECTNRQRSCGNSVDVWIDDVEVWLEYKLEDQIKSDQAFDEIAERITGKASYYKDFIEDQYEGTEYGHDDEYKSTSQLLIDELFAHYDILNLKQFVPHWRERTITMGIIRPTRTLYIGIEETCVLTIKNLSDKALIYSWGEVNGEDAEKVKVCACPEKGEVSGRTSEKIKITLTPIKEGIVQSLYMPCFIGGSQKIIILGVECYIEPLYVTFYFPLTDKEPVKLKNNFIQVEWRMNSLQLAFDLAGTSTRGIKLLDKYRAREEEELMTANLDQGDVLKDASAGPSISEVAAEDSGEEFTLSTRTSEIIQMSNLVTGNGRSSDVSSGDIVPFFQTTLPSGQQPVVLEFLNLPLRTVEKKTFIIKNETSIPTNFQIDLKNFYPTMCSCEGLSLEDRIKSIYKRVHCKQKSLLEDTMSRVKQPKSGVVIYVDPVNSYVGSFEAVPVNIYVYGDTWGIYVDKLEINIRGLPLYTLEICVQVVGLPIWLSISDKGQSKIPVIKYGTTMTGVRLQERKIIVWNNSIIPIAINWHSFIIKPQIEKMPFNVVFDICTSFTDKVASDMRASKLGSVNEIPVQYENCCSKLENSKIHEFDSMGTNVDSDSITGYTYSGSSYMAISWKSNYESLYTTEISIDYTSQSITRTSKSIFKHEQDEDTAFLDINHHNIAQETGDTEIKVSILPYYGSIDTKAGAVAPREMFLLPDKYAFLTINVQPEKLKKNYEGELFCKILGFLRIAPSDKYRDNYYFRQDGNYLSPIEIDVTANIIHPKLTFNIPKINRTFVCCAYDVMQSEGKKLELVQTFFLHNHKPETVRVMFETYKPFHIKSVAIYARTNPCKLTGVICINPKGCAEVVVVCIVDAQFIETIIHTSKSQDMYDSVITITEPLQITHTDKTQQETWPIG
- the LOC100879367 gene encoding uncharacterized protein LOC100879367 isoform X6, with translation MNSVRFASTENTENRNLQRTPENVFNWRMSYSVIKSRQENVVLQQKYSYLLYSRKKRLRNACPADIKMLKLETDFDQDLHSKSKDSDSDLEEYEARFDEYASELGQLETQKLKTWDEYKKLVELTQVKPKIRKRSPLVHITSLPRLQIYSEKFISLPRRHGRAKRSIIKLQPKQTILIADTNYVQFRNFNLNRLYKQTVTLQNVSTLPARFQIEPRPYRSNFRVIIKRSEGTRNIVPPGMQFQLIILFRCNEVDEPEELLVLKVENGKPLVIKLHGYKEPPILLGTCLPSRKSLEILQSNVKWVVEPWQPESSSSSEESTDASEESVTYSIESWETIHNKFVSTTFDCRIGFVGETVYVPIRFKNVGGGGRFFIMSEISWTSMYIQDVTDKNVLKLSRFTVYPAYFKIKSKERMILHTTFSPDSYGVHVDKVYVLCNNCTILATEIIGDGVIFEQNLIQIDKKLTKDRSKKDLDKRANYCINLSTSAPNIFGQCTITVTNTSEIRMYFRWEKRDIESDENEIDEYNYFPLKSLFIQPEQGIFAPTSIHHFTVIAEYSNLQPNIYFAVLQLYVEDIPEMAVSNNLLSHVQECTNRQRSCGNSVDVWIDDVEVWLEYKLEDQIKSDQAFDEIAERITGKASYYKDFIEDQYEGTEYGHDDEYKSTSQLLIDELFAHYDILNLKQFVPHWRERTITMGIIRPTRTLYIGIEETCVLTIKNLSDKALIYSWGEVNGEDAEKVKVCACPEKGEVSGRTSEKIKITLTPIKEGIVQSLYMPCFIGGSQKIIILGVECYIEPLYVTFYFPLTDKEPVKLKNNFIQVEWRMNSLQLAFDLAGTSTRGIKLLDKYRAREEEELMTANLDQGDVLKDASAGPSISEVAAEDSGEEFTLSTRTSEIIQMSNLVTGNGRSSDVSSGDIVPFFQTTLPSGQQPVVLEFLNLPLRTVEKKTFIIKNETSIPTNFQIDLKNFYPTMCSCEGLSLEDRIKSIYKRVHCKQKSLLEDTMSRVKQPKSGVVIYVDPVNSYVGSFEAVPVNIYVYGDTWGIYVDKLEINIRGLPLYTLEICVQVVGLPIWLSISDKGQSKIPVIKYGTTMTGVRLQERKIIVWNNSIIPIAINWHSFIIKPQIEKMPFNVVFDICTSFTDKVASDMRASKLGSVNEIPVQYENCCSKLENSKIHEFDSMGTNVDSDSITGYTYSGSSYMAISWKSNYESLYTTEISIDYTSQSITRTSKSIFKHEQDEDTAFLDINHHNIAQETGDTEIKVSILPYYGSIDTKAGAVAPREMFLLPDKYAFLTINVQPEKLKKNYEGNLANRLKH